The Candidatus Zixiibacteriota bacterium region TTCGCCACGGCGGGTGGGCACCGGACGAAACGGAATGAAGGGGTGGTGGTGTCAGCACCGTTTGCGGGAGAGGTTTGTTTAGTTTGACGAGTTGGTGGATGTGCAAACGGAGCTGACCTACGGGTAGAACGCAGGTGGCGAATAAAATGGGTGGGGAGACGGTGCGATTTGACCGAACCCCGACGTTCGCGGCGGGCGGGCAGGACAAGGGGTGAGGGATGCGACAGGGAGGAGGTGCATAATTATTGACAAAATACCCCATTTTTGTTACGTTGCGTCAGTATGCAGACACCAAAGGACTTCTCCGTTTTTTTGCTGCTGACCCTGACCTTTTTCTGCCTGCTGGCGGCGGCAGCCTTTCCCGATTCATTGACGGTGGATGCGGCAGATAGTGCCGCGACGCTAGACGGACATCAGCGTCATCTTGCGGATTCCACGGAAGAGGTAGCGGCGCCGACCCGGGACAATCACGAAGAGCATGAACAGGCGGCCGCCACCAAACGTCCCACCCTGATGACCTTTCTGACCAGCTGGAAGTATATCTGGATTTATATTCTCGCGGTCGTTGCGTTTGTATTGCTGTTCGCGAAGAAGATAAACACGACGATTCGGGTGGGGATGCTGGTTGTAGCGTTTGTCTTGTACGGCCTGGATTTCATTTTCCCGCTACACCCATCGCCGATGTGCGCGACCACGAAATTGTTTATGTTCAAGTTCACGCACGGGGCGTTTTTCCCGCAGTTTCTCGGGTTATTCCTCGTTATGATGGCGCTCAGCCTAGTGGCGAGGAAAATTTTCTGCGGTTGGGTATGTCCGCTGGGTGCGGTGCAGGAGCTGATTAACAAGATTCCGCACAAGTGGCATATCAAGAATTTCAATTTCACCGCCTTTAACACGCTTCGGCTGGCGCTGCTGGGTTTGTTTTTCCTGACGTTTTTCGCCGTCAGTGCGCAGGTAGCGGGGTTGGCCGAGCAAGTCGGCGGGCAGCCCGGGGTCGGCATGTGGGCGGCCTATTCGGCGTACAGCGTGTACGATCCGGTGAACTTTTTCGAATTGCTGCACTGGCAGGTCGACACATGGTTTATCATCATGTCGGTCATCCTCGTGCTCGTGTCGCTGGTGCTGTATCGCCCGTTCTGTTATGCGGTGTGCCCGGTGGGCGCGCTAAGCTGGCTTCTGGAACGAATCACCCCAGGGAAGATCCGGGTGGATCATAACGCGTGCACGCTTTGCGGTGACTGTTCCGAGAAGAGCCCGTGTCCGACAATCGGCAAGCTGGTGGACGGAAAGTCGGTGGTGCCGGATTGCACGTCGTGCGGCGAGTGTATCGGGACCTGTCCGGAGAACGCGATCTCGTTTTCGTACAAATCCAGGGGGTGACGCCGGACGACGTTCCTTGACGGGGGCGCGTAAGGGGCAGAAACGGCGCTCACCACCTCCGAGCCCGGCGATTCTTGAATTGCCGGGCCTTTTTATTGGGTCATAATGAGTTGGCGGTTCTCGTGTCGATCTCTCGGGGGAAAAATCCGCAAAAAACTAAAAAAATAGTACAACTTTTCGGGCGGGGTCCGTATACAGGGGAAGAAATCCTAATTCCTTAAAAGTTGGCGGAAGTTTTTACGTATGGCTCGTCACAAAACCCCGACTCTCACCGATGCCGAGCTGCGGATTATGAATGTGGTCTGGGATCTCGGCAGGGCGACGGTCAACAGCGTGGCCGAGGCGCAGCGGGGCTCGAAGCGCCTGGCCTACAATACGATTCTGACGATGATGCGCATTCTCGAGCAGAAGGGGTATCTTCGCCGCGAGAAGGTTGGGCGCGCACATGTCTATCTTCCGGTGGTCGATCGCTCGCAGGCGCGCACCCGTGCGATTCGGCACATGCTCAAAAGCCTCTTCAACAACTCTCCGGAGCTGTTGATGGTCAACCTGCTGGAGAACGAAGCGTTGTCCGAGGACGATCTGGAGCGCCTTCGGCAGATGATCGACCACTCAGAAAACACGGCCCGGCGGACATAGGAGGGGAGAATGGAAGCCGTTTATCTTTCGATCACGGAGATGTCCGTTGTCTGGCTGCAGGCGATCGTGGACAGCCTCGCGCCGTCGATCGCGCTCGCTGCGCTGACCGGATTGTTGTTTCGGTACACGGAGCTGTTTAACGCCCGGGCGCGATATATCATCTGTTGGGTGGTACTGGCGACAATCGTGCTGCTGCCGGCGGCGATGGTTGGATGGGACGCGGTTCAGGAGCGCGCCGCCGGGCGCAGTCGCAATGCAGTTTTCAGTCGCGACGCCGGTACGCTCGATGAGAGTGTGTTCCCTGCGACGACACCGCGGTTAGCGGATGCACGGTTATCGGATGACCAGCTTCAGGTCACGACAGATGAACAGGTATCGATCCACAGGGACGGACTAACGACGTCGCCGTCGGTAGCGGCGGAGAGCGGCCGCGCGGAGCGGTCGTGGGTCGATATCGTGTACGGGCTGCTTCCGGTGGGGATCGTGGTGTTCTGGATGACGGTCGCGGCGGCGCTGCTGGTTCGTCTGGGCGCCGCGTACTACCGTGTTCGGGTGATACTTGCGCGAAGTCTGCCTGCCGAGGATGGGCTGCACAGCCGTCTGGAGCGCTGGTGTCGGCTGACCGGCTGTCGCCGCAACGTAACGGTCCGTATCAGCGACGCGCTGTCGACACCGGCGGCGACCGGGTTTGGTCGGGGGACGATACTGCTGCCGGAATCGCTGGTAGCGCAGTTGAGTGCGGAAGAACTTGATTCGATACTTCTCCACGAACTGGCGCACCTGCATCGCCGTGACGACTGGGCGCGGCTGGCGGAGCAGCTGGTGGTGGCTGCGGTCTTGTTCCACCCTGCGGTTTTCTGGCTGGTCAAGCAACTTGATCTGTATCGGGAGCTGGCCTGTGACGACGTGGTGGTCAATCGCCTTCGGACGCCGACCGCGTACGCGCGGACGCTGGCGAAGCTGGCAGCTATAGAGCGCGGCGGCGGGCGGCTGGCTTTGTCGTCGGGAGCCGTGCTGACGAAAAAGCACATATTCACGAGGTTTTCCATG contains the following coding sequences:
- a CDS encoding 4Fe-4S binding protein, encoding MQTPKDFSVFLLLTLTFFCLLAAAAFPDSLTVDAADSAATLDGHQRHLADSTEEVAAPTRDNHEEHEQAAATKRPTLMTFLTSWKYIWIYILAVVAFVLLFAKKINTTIRVGMLVVAFVLYGLDFIFPLHPSPMCATTKLFMFKFTHGAFFPQFLGLFLVMMALSLVARKIFCGWVCPLGAVQELINKIPHKWHIKNFNFTAFNTLRLALLGLFFLTFFAVSAQVAGLAEQVGGQPGVGMWAAYSAYSVYDPVNFFELLHWQVDTWFIIMSVILVLVSLVLYRPFCYAVCPVGALSWLLERITPGKIRVDHNACTLCGDCSEKSPCPTIGKLVDGKSVVPDCTSCGECIGTCPENAISFSYKSRG
- a CDS encoding BlaI/MecI/CopY family transcriptional regulator; the protein is MARHKTPTLTDAELRIMNVVWDLGRATVNSVAEAQRGSKRLAYNTILTMMRILEQKGYLRREKVGRAHVYLPVVDRSQARTRAIRHMLKSLFNNSPELLMVNLLENEALSEDDLERLRQMIDHSENTARRT